The proteins below are encoded in one region of Diorhabda carinulata isolate Delta chromosome 3, icDioCari1.1, whole genome shotgun sequence:
- the LOC130891658 gene encoding protein timeless isoform X1, producing MANYNPIHNTFSSLLVQSGDDVSVNEDCLVILEEISRKLDAEDSTLRTFRRAIGFGENIKKNLMPLLLLVKDDSKISDASKIIDTTIKILVNLTIPVEYLLSHEAMSSTDVGNHTMFELKKLLTSSKEVFTEIKNTKAVVDHMKFIVESDSQLDLEQCDNINNCLLLLRNILHIPEYKSPPSSGFCYTSMQNQIMWNLFTQSIDKIIIFLISSSQKGYWGVTLVQLIALMYKDQHVGTLQKLLNLWLEASYSDSSEDNESNTSPPDQGSDDSSPVITSDPTSDSSDNGGNYRNKSTNNSNNNISSRAIIERTKSNPTEAVRSAQNRTKSLNAMKRNKSTETETSTSSGVSSMGHSMESNDIVISAIPLHLSGQNFSKRSTSICQSNQSEISDCGYVTQVENQESISTSSNEDDQPTHQKPVHQKPPTFQKTRYHTNKSRSTTTLDKKELRRKKLVKRRKTNIINMKGLIHHLPTDEDIANILKEFTVDFLLKGYGTLVNNLYTELLSNVHIHIDTSHFFWLVTYFLKFAVQLEIDPEHISPVLSYDILSYLVFQGICICEELEISCATPNLDLRPCLRRLHLVVTAIREFLQGVEAYQKMIHLSDTDKDNLGKLQSQIVKVQDLKMLFVLLLRRYNVNMQSKQYLQDLILTNHNFCLFLDNSCTTQEHHSNMAEHLKNFGTVEIMRQYGLLLENFKENGEFINNCIFTMMHHIGGDLNNIETLFQPSILKTFSQIWETDYELCDDWSDLIEYVIHKFINISGTHCIDNNPSSIDFNGNLATKTNEKVPECRPLDEILMLFRWTKEEKDNLLKYYNQSKESSNAIAGITQRYEESGFKIKSQMSIIEELLEQNIISENEYENLLKERRIERRNSFADVKRMRRIVEDIPIHKGNLIVSDTEAIKDYLHKENKGKFLDWLQDVLLEACYVKLLLGNPEQFKETHHLLEPIVYYFTMLNLPIPLVPWTVDQGNILKYQPFVLLLHKLGFYLPVDTGKIFVRIPNFWTADHMFSIAQQLGPVDKDKIKFDVNTLKGLTKCNGYEIKPNLTPSLLDTGRYSVPDFKLTPSVVRYTPLPNTSEWFQNVLKVKLTATIPDSFEHIASIGQLSIAIPDNEIISCNIPTPELSLANRAINSLKTTTIDMDFLANYDNDLLSGDEIERNTNCDTPSVASDLMCVSDEDDKVILILKQSDKIA from the exons ATGGCTAATTATAATCCAATACACAACACGTTTTCTTCATTATTAGTTCAAAGTGGAGACGACGTTTCCGTCAACGAAGATTGTTTag TTATTTTAGAGGAGATCTCAAGAAAATTAGATGCTGAGGATAGCACTTTGAGAACATTTCGAAGAGCAATTGGTTTTggtgaaaatatcaagaaaaatttaatgcCACTACTTCTACTTGTTAAAGATGACAGCAAAATTAGTGATGCGtctaaaattattgatacaactattaaaattttggtGAATCTCACTATTCCAGTAG AATATCTCCTTTCTCATGAAGCAATGTCAAGTACAGACGTTGGAAATCATACAATGttcgaattgaaaaaattattaacttccAGTAAAGAAGTTTTTACGGAAATCAAAAACACCAAAGCAGTAGTGGATCACATGAAATTCATAGTCGAATCAGATTCTCAATTAGATTTGGAACAATGTGACAATATTAACAATTGTTTACTTTTGTTGAGGAATATTCTACATATTCCCGAATACAAATCACCACCATCTAGCGGTTTCTGTTACACTAGTATGCAGAATCAGATCATGTGGAACTTATTCACCCAAAGTATTGATAAGAttatcatttttctaatatcCTCTTCACAAAAG GGTTACTGGGGCGTTACTCTAGTCCAACTAATAGCGTTAATGTACAAAGATCAGCACGTTGGTACTCTCCAAAAACTACTAAATCTGTGGTTGGAAGCTTCTTACAGCGATAGTTCTGAAGATAATGAAAGCAATACTTCACCACCCGATCAAGGTAGCGATGATTCTTCGCCGGTAATTACTTCGGATCCTACATCAGATTCTAGCGATAATGGTGGGAACTATCGAAATAAATCAACTAATAACAGCAACAATAACATTAGCAGCAGG gCGATAATAGAAAGAACTAAGAGTAATCCAACGGAAGCTGTGAGATCTGCACAAAACAGAACTAAAAGCTTGAATGCGATGAAAAGGAATAAAAGTACTGAAACAGAAACTAGTACGAGCAGTGGAGTGTCTTCGATGGGACATAGCATGGAG tcTAATGATATCGTGATTTCCGCTATCCCATTACATTTATCTGgtcaaaatttttccaaaagatCCACTTCGATCTGCCAATCTAATCAAAGCGAAATATCTGATTGCGGTTACGTAACTCAAGTTGAAAATCAAGAATCTATATCGACGTCCAGTAACGAAGATGACCAACCGACACATCAAAAACCAGTACATCAAAAGCCGCcaacttttcaaaaaacacGGTACCATACTAATAAAAGCAGATCAACTACAACTTTGGATAAAAAGGAATTGAGGAGGAAGAAGCTCGTGAAGAGAAGAAAAACTAATAT AATAAATATGAAGGGCTTAATCCACCATCTTCCAACTGACGAAGATATAGCGaatatattgaaagaatttACGGTTGATTTCCTTTTAAAAGGATACGGGACCTTAGTAAACAACTTGTATACTGAACTTTTATCAAATGTTCACATCCATATTGATACTTCACATTTCTTCTGGTTAGTaacatatttcttaaaatttgcCGTACAATTAGAAATAGATCCGGAACATATCAGTCCAGTCTTGAGTTATGACATTTTGTCATATTTGGTGTTTCAAGGGATATGTATTTGCGAGGAATTAGAAATTAGTTGCGCCACACCAAATTTGGACTTGAGACCCTGTCTTCGAAGACTTCATTTg GTTGTCACGGCAATCAGAGAATTTCTTCAAGGAGTAGAAGCATATCAAAAGATGATACATTTAAGCGACACTGATAAAGATAATTTGGGTAAATTGCAATCTCAAATAGTGAAGGTGCAAgatttgaaaatgttatttgtattattattgaGAAGGTACAATGTGAACATGCAAAGCAAACAGTATTTGCAGGATCTTATTTTAActaatcataatttttgtttatttttggacaaTTCTTGTACTACACAAGAACACCATTCTAATATGGCGgaacatttaaaaaa ttttggaaCGGTTGAAATTATGCGACAATATGGGCTGCTGttggaaaatttcaaagaaaatggaGAATTCATAAACAATTGCATTTTTACTATGATGCACCATATCGGTGGTGATCTCAATAATATAGAAACGTTATTTCAACCAAGCATTCTCAAAACGTTTTCCCAAATATGGGAGACCGATTATGAACTTTGTGAT GATTGGTCTGATCTTATAGAATACGtaatacataaatttattaatatttctggAACGCATTGCATTGATAATAATCCATCGTCCATAGATTTTAACGGAAATCTCGCTACGAAGACAAATGAAAAAGTTCCCGA GTGTAGGCCTCTCGATGAAATACTAATGTTGTTTAGGTGgactaaagaagaaaaagataatcTACTAAAGTATTATAATCAAAGTAAAGAATCGTCTAACGCTATTGCTGGAATAACACAAAGATACGAAGAAAGCGGATTCAAAATCAAATCTCAGATGTCAATTATAGAAGAACTTTtagaacaaaatataatatccGAAAATGAATACGAGAATCTTCTTAAAGAGCGAAGAATCGAAAGACGAAATAGTTTCGCCGATGTCAAAAGAATGAGAAGGATCGTTGAGGATATACCTATTCACAAAGGCAATCTGATAGTCAGCGATACAGAAGCTATCAAAGATTATTTGCACAAAGAAAACaaaggaaaatttttagattGGCTCCAGGATGTATTATTAGAAGCGTGTTATGTCAAATTATTGTTGGGCAATCCCGAACAGTTTAAAGAAACCCATCATTTATTAGAACCgatagtttattattttaccA tgttgAATTTGCCTATACCATTAGTCCCGTGGACCGTAGATCAAGGAAACATTTTGAAGTATCAACCATTCGTATTATTACTTCATAAACTCGGCTTTTATTTACCGGTTGACACCGGTAAAATTTTCGTGAGAATACCAAACTTTTGGACTGCCGATCATATGTTCAGTATAGCACAACAATTAGGACCAGTAGACAAAG acaaaattaaattcGATGTTAATACATTGAAAGGACTAACAAAATGCAACGGTTACGAAATAAAACCAAATCTAACACCTTCCCTACTCGATACTGGAAGGTATTCAGTGCCAGATTTTAAACTAACACCATCTGTCGTCAGATATACACCATt acCCAACACATCAGAATGGTTCCAAAATGTATTGAAAGTTAAATTAACAGCAACCATTCCGGATAGTTTCGAACATATAGCTAG tatcGGCCAATTATCCATCGCAATTCcagataatgaaattatatctTGCAACATTCCAACTCCGGAGCTGAGTTTAGCTAATCGAGCTATTAACTCTTTAAAAACGACGACCATTGACATGGATTTTCTGGCGAATTACGATAATGATTTGTTGAGTGGTGACGAAATAGAAAGAAATACCAATTGTGACACTCCCTCCGTAGCGTCGGATTTAATGTGTGTGAGTGACGAAGATGACAAagtgattttgattttaaaacaaaGTGACAAAATTGCGTGA
- the LOC130891658 gene encoding protein timeless isoform X3 produces the protein MANYNPIHNTFSSLLVQSGDDVSVNEDCLVILEEISRKLDAEDSTLRTFRRAIGFGENIKKNLMPLLLLVKDDSKISDASKIIDTTIKILVNLTIPVEYLLSHEAMSSTDVGNHTMFELKKLLTSSKEVFTEIKNTKAVVDHMKFIVESDSQLDLEQCDNINNCLLLLRNILHIPEYKSPPSSGFCYTSMQNQIMWNLFTQSIDKIIIFLISSSQKGYWGVTLVQLIALMYKDQHVGTLQKLLNLWLEASYSDSSEDNESNTSPPDQGSDDSSPVITSDPTSDSSDNGGNYRNKSTNNSNNNISSRAIIERTKSNPTEAVRSAQNRTKSLNAMKRNKSTETETSTSSGVSSMGHSMESNDIVISAIPLHLSGQNFSKRSTSICQSNQSEISDCGYVTQVENQESISTSSNEDDQPTHQKPVHQKPPTFQKTRYHTNKSRSTTTLDKKELRRKKLVKRRKTNIINMKGLIHHLPTDEDIANILKEFTVDFLLKGYGTLVNNLYTELLSNVHIHIDTSHFFWLVTYFLKFAVQLEIDPEHISPVLSYDILSYLVFQGICICEELEISCATPNLDLRPCLRRLHLVVTAIREFLQGVEAYQKMIHLSDTDKDNLGKLQSQIVKVQDLKMLFVLLLRRYNVNMQSKQYLQDLILTNHNFCLFLDNSCTTQEHHSNMAEHLKNFGTVEIMRQYGLLLENFKENGEFINNCIFTMMHHIGGDLNNIETLFQPSILKTFSQIWETDYELCDDWSDLIEYVIHKFINISGTHCIDNNPSSIDFNGNLATKTNEKVPEWTKEEKDNLLKYYNQSKESSNAIAGITQRYEESGFKIKSQMSIIEELLEQNIISENEYENLLKERRIERRNSFADVKRMRRIVEDIPIHKGNLIVSDTEAIKDYLHKENKGKFLDWLQDVLLEACYVKLLLGNPEQFKETHHLLEPIVYYFTMLNLPIPLVPWTVDQGNILKYQPFVLLLHKLGFYLPVDTGKIFVRIPNFWTADHMFSIAQQLGPVDKDKIKFDVNTLKGLTKCNGYEIKPNLTPSLLDTGRYSVPDFKLTPSVVRYTPLPNTSEWFQNVLKVKLTATIPDSFEHIASIGQLSIAIPDNEIISCNIPTPELSLANRAINSLKTTTIDMDFLANYDNDLLSGDEIERNTNCDTPSVASDLMCVSDEDDKVILILKQSDKIA, from the exons ATGGCTAATTATAATCCAATACACAACACGTTTTCTTCATTATTAGTTCAAAGTGGAGACGACGTTTCCGTCAACGAAGATTGTTTag TTATTTTAGAGGAGATCTCAAGAAAATTAGATGCTGAGGATAGCACTTTGAGAACATTTCGAAGAGCAATTGGTTTTggtgaaaatatcaagaaaaatttaatgcCACTACTTCTACTTGTTAAAGATGACAGCAAAATTAGTGATGCGtctaaaattattgatacaactattaaaattttggtGAATCTCACTATTCCAGTAG AATATCTCCTTTCTCATGAAGCAATGTCAAGTACAGACGTTGGAAATCATACAATGttcgaattgaaaaaattattaacttccAGTAAAGAAGTTTTTACGGAAATCAAAAACACCAAAGCAGTAGTGGATCACATGAAATTCATAGTCGAATCAGATTCTCAATTAGATTTGGAACAATGTGACAATATTAACAATTGTTTACTTTTGTTGAGGAATATTCTACATATTCCCGAATACAAATCACCACCATCTAGCGGTTTCTGTTACACTAGTATGCAGAATCAGATCATGTGGAACTTATTCACCCAAAGTATTGATAAGAttatcatttttctaatatcCTCTTCACAAAAG GGTTACTGGGGCGTTACTCTAGTCCAACTAATAGCGTTAATGTACAAAGATCAGCACGTTGGTACTCTCCAAAAACTACTAAATCTGTGGTTGGAAGCTTCTTACAGCGATAGTTCTGAAGATAATGAAAGCAATACTTCACCACCCGATCAAGGTAGCGATGATTCTTCGCCGGTAATTACTTCGGATCCTACATCAGATTCTAGCGATAATGGTGGGAACTATCGAAATAAATCAACTAATAACAGCAACAATAACATTAGCAGCAGG gCGATAATAGAAAGAACTAAGAGTAATCCAACGGAAGCTGTGAGATCTGCACAAAACAGAACTAAAAGCTTGAATGCGATGAAAAGGAATAAAAGTACTGAAACAGAAACTAGTACGAGCAGTGGAGTGTCTTCGATGGGACATAGCATGGAG tcTAATGATATCGTGATTTCCGCTATCCCATTACATTTATCTGgtcaaaatttttccaaaagatCCACTTCGATCTGCCAATCTAATCAAAGCGAAATATCTGATTGCGGTTACGTAACTCAAGTTGAAAATCAAGAATCTATATCGACGTCCAGTAACGAAGATGACCAACCGACACATCAAAAACCAGTACATCAAAAGCCGCcaacttttcaaaaaacacGGTACCATACTAATAAAAGCAGATCAACTACAACTTTGGATAAAAAGGAATTGAGGAGGAAGAAGCTCGTGAAGAGAAGAAAAACTAATAT AATAAATATGAAGGGCTTAATCCACCATCTTCCAACTGACGAAGATATAGCGaatatattgaaagaatttACGGTTGATTTCCTTTTAAAAGGATACGGGACCTTAGTAAACAACTTGTATACTGAACTTTTATCAAATGTTCACATCCATATTGATACTTCACATTTCTTCTGGTTAGTaacatatttcttaaaatttgcCGTACAATTAGAAATAGATCCGGAACATATCAGTCCAGTCTTGAGTTATGACATTTTGTCATATTTGGTGTTTCAAGGGATATGTATTTGCGAGGAATTAGAAATTAGTTGCGCCACACCAAATTTGGACTTGAGACCCTGTCTTCGAAGACTTCATTTg GTTGTCACGGCAATCAGAGAATTTCTTCAAGGAGTAGAAGCATATCAAAAGATGATACATTTAAGCGACACTGATAAAGATAATTTGGGTAAATTGCAATCTCAAATAGTGAAGGTGCAAgatttgaaaatgttatttgtattattattgaGAAGGTACAATGTGAACATGCAAAGCAAACAGTATTTGCAGGATCTTATTTTAActaatcataatttttgtttatttttggacaaTTCTTGTACTACACAAGAACACCATTCTAATATGGCGgaacatttaaaaaa ttttggaaCGGTTGAAATTATGCGACAATATGGGCTGCTGttggaaaatttcaaagaaaatggaGAATTCATAAACAATTGCATTTTTACTATGATGCACCATATCGGTGGTGATCTCAATAATATAGAAACGTTATTTCAACCAAGCATTCTCAAAACGTTTTCCCAAATATGGGAGACCGATTATGAACTTTGTGAT GATTGGTCTGATCTTATAGAATACGtaatacataaatttattaatatttctggAACGCATTGCATTGATAATAATCCATCGTCCATAGATTTTAACGGAAATCTCGCTACGAAGACAAATGAAAAAGTTCCCGA GTGgactaaagaagaaaaagataatcTACTAAAGTATTATAATCAAAGTAAAGAATCGTCTAACGCTATTGCTGGAATAACACAAAGATACGAAGAAAGCGGATTCAAAATCAAATCTCAGATGTCAATTATAGAAGAACTTTtagaacaaaatataatatccGAAAATGAATACGAGAATCTTCTTAAAGAGCGAAGAATCGAAAGACGAAATAGTTTCGCCGATGTCAAAAGAATGAGAAGGATCGTTGAGGATATACCTATTCACAAAGGCAATCTGATAGTCAGCGATACAGAAGCTATCAAAGATTATTTGCACAAAGAAAACaaaggaaaatttttagattGGCTCCAGGATGTATTATTAGAAGCGTGTTATGTCAAATTATTGTTGGGCAATCCCGAACAGTTTAAAGAAACCCATCATTTATTAGAACCgatagtttattattttaccA tgttgAATTTGCCTATACCATTAGTCCCGTGGACCGTAGATCAAGGAAACATTTTGAAGTATCAACCATTCGTATTATTACTTCATAAACTCGGCTTTTATTTACCGGTTGACACCGGTAAAATTTTCGTGAGAATACCAAACTTTTGGACTGCCGATCATATGTTCAGTATAGCACAACAATTAGGACCAGTAGACAAAG acaaaattaaattcGATGTTAATACATTGAAAGGACTAACAAAATGCAACGGTTACGAAATAAAACCAAATCTAACACCTTCCCTACTCGATACTGGAAGGTATTCAGTGCCAGATTTTAAACTAACACCATCTGTCGTCAGATATACACCATt acCCAACACATCAGAATGGTTCCAAAATGTATTGAAAGTTAAATTAACAGCAACCATTCCGGATAGTTTCGAACATATAGCTAG tatcGGCCAATTATCCATCGCAATTCcagataatgaaattatatctTGCAACATTCCAACTCCGGAGCTGAGTTTAGCTAATCGAGCTATTAACTCTTTAAAAACGACGACCATTGACATGGATTTTCTGGCGAATTACGATAATGATTTGTTGAGTGGTGACGAAATAGAAAGAAATACCAATTGTGACACTCCCTCCGTAGCGTCGGATTTAATGTGTGTGAGTGACGAAGATGACAAagtgattttgattttaaaacaaaGTGACAAAATTGCGTGA
- the LOC130891658 gene encoding protein timeless isoform X2 has translation MANYNPIHNTFSSLLVQSGDDVSVNEDCLEEISRKLDAEDSTLRTFRRAIGFGENIKKNLMPLLLLVKDDSKISDASKIIDTTIKILVNLTIPVEYLLSHEAMSSTDVGNHTMFELKKLLTSSKEVFTEIKNTKAVVDHMKFIVESDSQLDLEQCDNINNCLLLLRNILHIPEYKSPPSSGFCYTSMQNQIMWNLFTQSIDKIIIFLISSSQKGYWGVTLVQLIALMYKDQHVGTLQKLLNLWLEASYSDSSEDNESNTSPPDQGSDDSSPVITSDPTSDSSDNGGNYRNKSTNNSNNNISSRAIIERTKSNPTEAVRSAQNRTKSLNAMKRNKSTETETSTSSGVSSMGHSMESNDIVISAIPLHLSGQNFSKRSTSICQSNQSEISDCGYVTQVENQESISTSSNEDDQPTHQKPVHQKPPTFQKTRYHTNKSRSTTTLDKKELRRKKLVKRRKTNIINMKGLIHHLPTDEDIANILKEFTVDFLLKGYGTLVNNLYTELLSNVHIHIDTSHFFWLVTYFLKFAVQLEIDPEHISPVLSYDILSYLVFQGICICEELEISCATPNLDLRPCLRRLHLVVTAIREFLQGVEAYQKMIHLSDTDKDNLGKLQSQIVKVQDLKMLFVLLLRRYNVNMQSKQYLQDLILTNHNFCLFLDNSCTTQEHHSNMAEHLKNFGTVEIMRQYGLLLENFKENGEFINNCIFTMMHHIGGDLNNIETLFQPSILKTFSQIWETDYELCDDWSDLIEYVIHKFINISGTHCIDNNPSSIDFNGNLATKTNEKVPECRPLDEILMLFRWTKEEKDNLLKYYNQSKESSNAIAGITQRYEESGFKIKSQMSIIEELLEQNIISENEYENLLKERRIERRNSFADVKRMRRIVEDIPIHKGNLIVSDTEAIKDYLHKENKGKFLDWLQDVLLEACYVKLLLGNPEQFKETHHLLEPIVYYFTMLNLPIPLVPWTVDQGNILKYQPFVLLLHKLGFYLPVDTGKIFVRIPNFWTADHMFSIAQQLGPVDKDKIKFDVNTLKGLTKCNGYEIKPNLTPSLLDTGRYSVPDFKLTPSVVRYTPLPNTSEWFQNVLKVKLTATIPDSFEHIASIGQLSIAIPDNEIISCNIPTPELSLANRAINSLKTTTIDMDFLANYDNDLLSGDEIERNTNCDTPSVASDLMCVSDEDDKVILILKQSDKIA, from the exons ATGGCTAATTATAATCCAATACACAACACGTTTTCTTCATTATTAGTTCAAAGTGGAGACGACGTTTCCGTCAACGAAGATTGTTTag AGGAGATCTCAAGAAAATTAGATGCTGAGGATAGCACTTTGAGAACATTTCGAAGAGCAATTGGTTTTggtgaaaatatcaagaaaaatttaatgcCACTACTTCTACTTGTTAAAGATGACAGCAAAATTAGTGATGCGtctaaaattattgatacaactattaaaattttggtGAATCTCACTATTCCAGTAG AATATCTCCTTTCTCATGAAGCAATGTCAAGTACAGACGTTGGAAATCATACAATGttcgaattgaaaaaattattaacttccAGTAAAGAAGTTTTTACGGAAATCAAAAACACCAAAGCAGTAGTGGATCACATGAAATTCATAGTCGAATCAGATTCTCAATTAGATTTGGAACAATGTGACAATATTAACAATTGTTTACTTTTGTTGAGGAATATTCTACATATTCCCGAATACAAATCACCACCATCTAGCGGTTTCTGTTACACTAGTATGCAGAATCAGATCATGTGGAACTTATTCACCCAAAGTATTGATAAGAttatcatttttctaatatcCTCTTCACAAAAG GGTTACTGGGGCGTTACTCTAGTCCAACTAATAGCGTTAATGTACAAAGATCAGCACGTTGGTACTCTCCAAAAACTACTAAATCTGTGGTTGGAAGCTTCTTACAGCGATAGTTCTGAAGATAATGAAAGCAATACTTCACCACCCGATCAAGGTAGCGATGATTCTTCGCCGGTAATTACTTCGGATCCTACATCAGATTCTAGCGATAATGGTGGGAACTATCGAAATAAATCAACTAATAACAGCAACAATAACATTAGCAGCAGG gCGATAATAGAAAGAACTAAGAGTAATCCAACGGAAGCTGTGAGATCTGCACAAAACAGAACTAAAAGCTTGAATGCGATGAAAAGGAATAAAAGTACTGAAACAGAAACTAGTACGAGCAGTGGAGTGTCTTCGATGGGACATAGCATGGAG tcTAATGATATCGTGATTTCCGCTATCCCATTACATTTATCTGgtcaaaatttttccaaaagatCCACTTCGATCTGCCAATCTAATCAAAGCGAAATATCTGATTGCGGTTACGTAACTCAAGTTGAAAATCAAGAATCTATATCGACGTCCAGTAACGAAGATGACCAACCGACACATCAAAAACCAGTACATCAAAAGCCGCcaacttttcaaaaaacacGGTACCATACTAATAAAAGCAGATCAACTACAACTTTGGATAAAAAGGAATTGAGGAGGAAGAAGCTCGTGAAGAGAAGAAAAACTAATAT AATAAATATGAAGGGCTTAATCCACCATCTTCCAACTGACGAAGATATAGCGaatatattgaaagaatttACGGTTGATTTCCTTTTAAAAGGATACGGGACCTTAGTAAACAACTTGTATACTGAACTTTTATCAAATGTTCACATCCATATTGATACTTCACATTTCTTCTGGTTAGTaacatatttcttaaaatttgcCGTACAATTAGAAATAGATCCGGAACATATCAGTCCAGTCTTGAGTTATGACATTTTGTCATATTTGGTGTTTCAAGGGATATGTATTTGCGAGGAATTAGAAATTAGTTGCGCCACACCAAATTTGGACTTGAGACCCTGTCTTCGAAGACTTCATTTg GTTGTCACGGCAATCAGAGAATTTCTTCAAGGAGTAGAAGCATATCAAAAGATGATACATTTAAGCGACACTGATAAAGATAATTTGGGTAAATTGCAATCTCAAATAGTGAAGGTGCAAgatttgaaaatgttatttgtattattattgaGAAGGTACAATGTGAACATGCAAAGCAAACAGTATTTGCAGGATCTTATTTTAActaatcataatttttgtttatttttggacaaTTCTTGTACTACACAAGAACACCATTCTAATATGGCGgaacatttaaaaaa ttttggaaCGGTTGAAATTATGCGACAATATGGGCTGCTGttggaaaatttcaaagaaaatggaGAATTCATAAACAATTGCATTTTTACTATGATGCACCATATCGGTGGTGATCTCAATAATATAGAAACGTTATTTCAACCAAGCATTCTCAAAACGTTTTCCCAAATATGGGAGACCGATTATGAACTTTGTGAT GATTGGTCTGATCTTATAGAATACGtaatacataaatttattaatatttctggAACGCATTGCATTGATAATAATCCATCGTCCATAGATTTTAACGGAAATCTCGCTACGAAGACAAATGAAAAAGTTCCCGA GTGTAGGCCTCTCGATGAAATACTAATGTTGTTTAGGTGgactaaagaagaaaaagataatcTACTAAAGTATTATAATCAAAGTAAAGAATCGTCTAACGCTATTGCTGGAATAACACAAAGATACGAAGAAAGCGGATTCAAAATCAAATCTCAGATGTCAATTATAGAAGAACTTTtagaacaaaatataatatccGAAAATGAATACGAGAATCTTCTTAAAGAGCGAAGAATCGAAAGACGAAATAGTTTCGCCGATGTCAAAAGAATGAGAAGGATCGTTGAGGATATACCTATTCACAAAGGCAATCTGATAGTCAGCGATACAGAAGCTATCAAAGATTATTTGCACAAAGAAAACaaaggaaaatttttagattGGCTCCAGGATGTATTATTAGAAGCGTGTTATGTCAAATTATTGTTGGGCAATCCCGAACAGTTTAAAGAAACCCATCATTTATTAGAACCgatagtttattattttaccA tgttgAATTTGCCTATACCATTAGTCCCGTGGACCGTAGATCAAGGAAACATTTTGAAGTATCAACCATTCGTATTATTACTTCATAAACTCGGCTTTTATTTACCGGTTGACACCGGTAAAATTTTCGTGAGAATACCAAACTTTTGGACTGCCGATCATATGTTCAGTATAGCACAACAATTAGGACCAGTAGACAAAG acaaaattaaattcGATGTTAATACATTGAAAGGACTAACAAAATGCAACGGTTACGAAATAAAACCAAATCTAACACCTTCCCTACTCGATACTGGAAGGTATTCAGTGCCAGATTTTAAACTAACACCATCTGTCGTCAGATATACACCATt acCCAACACATCAGAATGGTTCCAAAATGTATTGAAAGTTAAATTAACAGCAACCATTCCGGATAGTTTCGAACATATAGCTAG tatcGGCCAATTATCCATCGCAATTCcagataatgaaattatatctTGCAACATTCCAACTCCGGAGCTGAGTTTAGCTAATCGAGCTATTAACTCTTTAAAAACGACGACCATTGACATGGATTTTCTGGCGAATTACGATAATGATTTGTTGAGTGGTGACGAAATAGAAAGAAATACCAATTGTGACACTCCCTCCGTAGCGTCGGATTTAATGTGTGTGAGTGACGAAGATGACAAagtgattttgattttaaaacaaaGTGACAAAATTGCGTGA